tttgttgaacCCCTATTTCTAAAATAGaaatgcttttttttttgtaaataatattttttttttttttttttattttaacctcaaattaatttttttttttttattatcgtttttattttaatattataattttaacaaaatgaaagttttatatatttatatattgttattggtttgtaaatttttatttgtgaaATCAAGTTGCTCtttaaaatatgaaaaaatagaatgtacaaatgaatttgaaacatttgaattatataaTGGTACTGTTGTCAATGTAAAAATGGATACAGTTGGAGGgagatattattttaatccaCTAAAGTTTCCTTACAAGAATTTGCTATgcgatttaaatattttaattaaattcacACCAGAAATCCCATCATTCCCAAATATACCCACAACAGGTGGAGAATTCGGGTTCACCTTCAACTTTCCTTGCACCTATAAGCGAACAGTCAAAGAAATAGGAACAGAAAGAACTTTATTATCTCTCAGTTTTGATACAAGCAAAAATCAGTTCGTTACTTACTTGGATCCAGGGTGTGGTgctttaaatttgttttttgaaaatatccAGATTTTGAATTCAACTTTTGAAACTGGTGCCATACCCAATGTACCAATTCTCGATGATGATAAAGGTATTTTAACTATTCAAGGTCGTAATCTC
This region of Dictyostelium discoideum AX4 chromosome 3 chromosome, whole genome shotgun sequence genomic DNA includes:
- the tgrB2 gene encoding hypothetical protein, with translation MKVLYIYILLLVCKFLFVKSSCSLKYEKIECTNEFETFELYNGTVVNVKMDTVGGRYYFNPLKFPYKNLLCDLNILIKFTPEIPSFPNIPTTGGEFGFTFNFPCTYKRTVKEIGTERTLLSLSFDTSKNQFVTYLDPGCGALNLFFENIQILNSTFETGAIPNVPILDDDKGILTIQGRNLYNTSIKIYSTNILKDTNPIGALDTSHSSVTFSAEEFLTPNNWTIEVSICGSFYKSYSYPYLPVLIKMEGALNDNGCNMVFTGKHLRPKHNVTGTFGNKTIECLTTNSSKSITCTIPSLKSYGSLGYDIPVTITIDGEYKSNTIKISYDIPRYTFKIKK